From Caulobacter segnis, a single genomic window includes:
- a CDS encoding phosphatidate cytidylyltransferase, whose amino-acid sequence MEGSRPMTSPSPAKRFNWGNLRMRVVSATVLVPTVVAAVWLGGYWILALALVCVGLLAREWGKISAPKAPRAVGAVVGVFCAIAVLAGFLHHFFIAWSVVLAGAFLAGLIARGAVERRADAAYGVVYIAPAVIALVWIRSLSDGLWWTLLLFVVTWFADIFAYVAGSIFKGPKLWPQISPNKTWSGFIGGLVAATIGAVLVAHFAHLKLVWPAAALVGFLGGLATMAGDLWESMLKRRFGVKDSGDIIPGHGGLLDRVDGLMFAAIVIAAVRLIDHWGWAH is encoded by the coding sequence ATGGAGGGATCGCGGCCGATGACGTCGCCGTCGCCGGCTAAGCGCTTCAACTGGGGCAATCTTCGAATGCGCGTGGTCTCGGCCACCGTGCTCGTGCCCACGGTCGTGGCCGCCGTTTGGCTGGGCGGCTACTGGATCCTGGCGCTCGCGCTCGTCTGCGTAGGGCTGCTGGCCCGCGAATGGGGCAAGATCAGCGCGCCCAAGGCCCCGCGGGCGGTCGGCGCCGTGGTCGGCGTCTTTTGCGCCATCGCGGTCCTGGCCGGCTTCCTGCACCACTTCTTCATCGCCTGGTCGGTCGTGCTGGCCGGCGCGTTCCTGGCCGGCCTGATCGCTCGAGGCGCCGTCGAGCGCCGGGCCGACGCGGCCTATGGTGTCGTCTATATCGCGCCGGCGGTCATCGCCCTGGTCTGGATTCGCTCGTTGTCGGACGGCCTGTGGTGGACGCTGCTGCTGTTCGTGGTGACCTGGTTCGCCGACATCTTCGCCTATGTGGCCGGCTCCATCTTCAAGGGACCCAAGCTGTGGCCCCAAATCTCGCCGAACAAGACATGGTCGGGCTTTATCGGCGGGCTGGTGGCGGCGACGATCGGCGCCGTCCTGGTGGCCCATTTCGCCCATCTGAAGCTGGTCTGGCCGGCGGCGGCGCTGGTCGGCTTTCTGGGCGGTCTGGCGACCATGGCCGGTGATCTCTGGGAGTCGATGCTCAAGCGCCGGTTCGGCGTGAAAGACAGCGGCGACATCATCCCGGGCCATGGCGGTCTGCTGGACCGCGTCGACGGGCTGATGTTCGCGGCGATCGTCATCGCCGCCGTGCGCCTGATCGACCACTGGGGATGGGCGCATTGA
- the lpxI gene encoding UDP-2,3-diacylglucosamine diphosphatase, with translation MRKLGLIAGGGSLPVELAAHCEAAGRAFSVMRLRSFADPVLARYPGVEVGLGEFGKVFKALRAEGCQVVCFAGNVSRPDFAALMPDGRGVKVLPSLIVAARKGDDALLRRVLDEFEKEGFEIEGAHEVMGEMTLPRGRLGKISPRPEHMADIDKALMVAREIGRLDVGQGAVVCDGLVLAVEAQEGTDAMLRRVEQLPQAIRGSAERSKGVLAKAPKPIQETKVDLPTIGVATIQRAARAGLAGVVGETGRLLVVDREAVIACADDLGLFVLGVDPQGRP, from the coding sequence ATGCGCAAGCTGGGTCTGATCGCCGGCGGCGGGTCGCTTCCCGTCGAGTTGGCGGCCCATTGCGAGGCCGCCGGGCGGGCGTTCTCGGTCATGCGCCTGCGGAGCTTCGCCGACCCGGTTCTGGCCCGCTATCCGGGCGTCGAGGTCGGCCTGGGCGAGTTCGGCAAGGTGTTCAAGGCGCTGCGGGCCGAGGGCTGCCAGGTCGTCTGCTTCGCGGGCAATGTCAGCCGTCCGGACTTCGCCGCCCTGATGCCGGACGGCCGAGGCGTCAAGGTGCTGCCCAGCCTGATCGTCGCCGCCCGCAAGGGCGATGACGCCCTCCTGCGCCGCGTGCTGGACGAATTCGAGAAGGAAGGCTTCGAGATCGAGGGCGCCCACGAGGTGATGGGCGAGATGACCCTGCCGCGTGGCCGCCTGGGCAAGATCTCGCCCCGGCCAGAGCACATGGCCGATATCGACAAGGCCCTGATGGTGGCCCGCGAGATCGGCCGGCTGGACGTGGGGCAGGGCGCCGTGGTCTGCGACGGCCTGGTCCTGGCCGTCGAGGCCCAGGAAGGCACCGACGCCATGCTGCGTCGCGTGGAGCAACTGCCCCAGGCCATCCGCGGCTCGGCCGAGCGTTCCAAGGGCGTCTTGGCCAAGGCGCCCAAGCCGATCCAGGAGACCAAGGTCGATCTGCCGACCATCGGCGTCGCCACCATCCAGCGCGCCGCCCGGGCGGGCTTGGCCGGCGTGGTCGGCGAGACCGGCCGGCTGCTGGTCGTCGACCGTGAGGCGGTGATCGCCTGCGCCGACGATCTGGGCCTCTTCGTGCTGGGGGTCGATCCGCAGGGGCGGCCCTGA
- a CDS encoding IS630 family transposase (programmed frameshift): MGKSYSGDLRDRIIGYVSAGGSRRGAAKHFGVSNSCAVKLLARVEQTGSCAPARQGRPPGDGKLAAHRSFLIEQVEAKPDITLPQLAALLEAQRGVSADPSSLSRALRARLGSHIKKALMASERAREAVRERRREWIEHRQPVMRQQPARLVFIDETAVTTKMTRLRGRSLRGKRLAADAPFGHWRTQTFIAGLRCAQLTAPWVLDGPMNRDAFDAYVETQLAPTLSPGDVVVLDNLAAHKGPRAVQALKARGAWFLFLPPYSPDLNPIEMAFSKLKAHLRGACARTFDDLWRAVGDICSLYEPQECWNYFKAAGYASH, translated from the exons ATGGGCAAGAGCTATTCGGGTGATCTTCGAGATCGGATCATTGGCTACGTCAGCGCCGGTGGATCACGTCGTGGTGCGGCCAAGCACTTTGGGGTCAGCAACAGTTGCGCGGTGAAGCTGCTGGCGCGGGTGGAGCAGACGGGCTCTTGTGCGCCAGCGCGCCAGGGACGGCCGCCGGGAGACGGCAAGCTGGCGGCGCATCGGTCGTTCCTGATCGAACAGGTCGAAGCCAAGCCGGATATCACCCTGCCGCAACTGGCGGCCTTGCTGGAGGCGCAACGCGGGGTGAGCGCGGATCCCAGTTCGCTGTCGCGGGCGCTTCGCGC GCGGCTGGGTTCACATATAAAAAAAGCCCTGATGGCCTCGGAGCGCGCACGCGAAGCGGTGCGTGAACGGCGCAGGGAGTGGATCGAGCACCGCCAGCCCGTCATGCGCCAGCAGCCGGCGCGGCTGGTGTTCATTGACGAGACGGCGGTCACCACCAAGATGACCCGGCTGCGCGGCCGCAGCCTGCGCGGTAAGCGCCTGGCGGCCGATGCGCCCTTCGGCCACTGGAGAACCCAGACCTTCATCGCTGGCCTGCGATGCGCGCAGCTGACCGCGCCCTGGGTGCTCGATGGCCCGATGAACCGCGACGCCTTCGACGCCTATGTCGAGACCCAGCTAGCGCCGACGCTCAGCCCCGGTGACGTCGTGGTTCTCGACAACCTCGCCGCCCACAAGGGACCAAGAGCCGTCCAGGCCCTCAAGGCGCGGGGAGCCTGGTTCCTGTTCCTCCCGCCCTACTCGCCCGACCTCAACCCGATCGAGATGGCCTTCTCAAAGCTAAAAGCCCATCTGCGCGGCGCCTGCGCTCGCACCTTCGACGACCTCTGGAGGGCCGTCGGCGACATCTGCAGCCTCTACGAGCCCCAAGAGTGCTGGAACTACTTCAAGGCCGCTGGCTATGCGTCACATTAA
- the lpxA gene encoding acyl-ACP--UDP-N-acetylglucosamine O-acyltransferase yields the protein MTIHPTAIVAPEAKIASDVQIGPYSIVGPDVTLEAGVRLLSHVVVEGATTIGENTIVHPFANLGGPPQHLGHKGERTELLIGPRNIIREHVTMHTGTASGRGVTVIGSDGLYMVGSHVAHDCVLGDFVVLAKGATLGGHVSVGDYVFMGGLAAAHQFSRIGRYSFIGGLAAVTKDVIPYGSVWGNHAHLEGLNLVGLKRRGFPRETINALRAAYRLMFADEGTFQERLDDVAETHAAIPEVMEIVDFIRADANRPLCLPEREV from the coding sequence ATGACCATCCATCCTACCGCCATCGTCGCGCCCGAAGCCAAGATCGCCTCGGACGTCCAGATCGGGCCGTACAGCATCGTCGGCCCCGACGTGACCCTGGAGGCGGGCGTGCGCCTGCTGTCGCATGTGGTGGTGGAAGGCGCGACGACGATCGGCGAGAACACGATCGTCCATCCTTTCGCCAACCTGGGCGGTCCGCCGCAGCACCTGGGCCACAAGGGCGAGCGCACCGAACTGCTGATCGGTCCGCGCAACATCATCCGCGAGCATGTCACCATGCACACCGGCACGGCCTCGGGCCGCGGCGTGACCGTGATCGGCTCGGACGGCCTCTACATGGTCGGCTCGCACGTCGCCCACGACTGCGTGCTGGGCGACTTCGTGGTGCTGGCCAAGGGCGCGACCCTGGGCGGCCATGTCTCGGTCGGCGACTACGTGTTCATGGGCGGCCTGGCCGCCGCGCACCAGTTTTCGCGCATCGGCCGCTACAGCTTCATCGGCGGCCTGGCCGCCGTGACCAAGGACGTCATTCCGTATGGCTCGGTCTGGGGCAACCACGCCCACCTCGAGGGCCTGAACCTGGTCGGCCTCAAGCGCCGGGGCTTTCCGCGCGAGACGATCAACGCCCTGCGCGCGGCCTACCGCCTCATGTTCGCCGACGAAGGCACCTTCCAGGAACGCCTCGACGACGTGGCCGAGACCCACGCGGCCATTCCCGAGGTGATGGAGATCGTCGATTTCATCCGCGCCGACGCCAACCGCCCGCTCTGCTTGCCCGAGCGGGAAGTCTAG
- the dxr gene encoding 1-deoxy-D-xylulose-5-phosphate reductoisomerase: protein MGALTLPRKVVVLGSTGSIGLSTLSLFEESGVPVEILALTAGRNVERLIQQAVRWRPQVAVIEDETKLARLKDGLAGTGVRAAAGATAVAEAAAMGADWVMSAIVGAAGLAPTVAAARTGAVIALANKESLVCAGPALLGIAKAAGGSVIPVDSEHSAIFQVLQPACADKVARLILTASGGPFRTWEKAAMAVATPEQAIAHPNWSMGAKISVDSATMMNKGLEMIEASYLFGTPEDRVDVVIHPQSVIHSLVEYADGSTLAQLGPPDMRSPIACAFAWPDRLPWPAPRLDLAAYGQLTFESPDLDRFPSIGIAREALRLAGAAPAAMNAANEVAVAAFLDRRIGFLDIAASVAGTLERMNSLGSLAAADNDDAVDNAMMIDASARRIAAEVVAQKHRRL from the coding sequence ATGGGCGCATTGACCTTACCCCGCAAGGTGGTGGTGCTGGGCTCGACCGGATCGATCGGCCTTTCGACCTTGAGCCTCTTCGAGGAATCCGGCGTCCCGGTCGAGATCCTGGCCCTGACGGCCGGGCGCAATGTCGAACGTCTGATCCAGCAGGCCGTTCGCTGGCGACCTCAGGTCGCGGTGATCGAGGACGAGACCAAGCTCGCGCGGCTGAAGGACGGCCTGGCCGGGACCGGCGTGCGCGCCGCGGCCGGCGCGACCGCGGTGGCCGAGGCCGCCGCCATGGGCGCGGACTGGGTGATGTCGGCCATCGTCGGCGCGGCGGGTCTGGCGCCGACGGTGGCGGCCGCTCGCACCGGCGCGGTCATCGCCCTGGCCAACAAGGAGAGCCTGGTGTGCGCCGGGCCGGCGCTGCTGGGCATCGCCAAGGCGGCCGGCGGCTCGGTGATCCCGGTCGACTCCGAACATTCCGCAATATTTCAGGTGCTGCAGCCGGCGTGCGCCGACAAGGTCGCGCGGCTGATCCTCACCGCCTCCGGCGGGCCTTTCCGCACCTGGGAAAAGGCCGCCATGGCGGTCGCTACGCCGGAGCAAGCGATCGCCCATCCGAACTGGTCGATGGGCGCCAAGATTTCGGTCGATTCCGCGACGATGATGAACAAGGGGCTCGAGATGATCGAGGCCTCCTACCTGTTCGGAACCCCTGAAGACCGCGTCGACGTCGTGATCCATCCCCAGTCCGTCATCCATAGCCTGGTGGAATACGCCGACGGCTCGACCCTGGCCCAGCTGGGCCCGCCGGACATGCGTAGTCCCATCGCTTGCGCGTTCGCTTGGCCCGACCGCCTGCCGTGGCCCGCGCCGCGCCTGGATCTGGCCGCCTACGGCCAGCTGACTTTCGAATCGCCCGACCTGGATCGCTTCCCCTCGATCGGCATCGCGCGCGAGGCCCTGCGCCTGGCGGGCGCCGCGCCGGCGGCCATGAACGCCGCCAACGAGGTGGCCGTGGCCGCTTTCCTTGACCGGCGGATTGGCTTTCTCGATATTGCCGCCTCGGTGGCGGGGACCCTCGAGCGTATGAACAGTCTTGGCAGTCTCGCCGCCGCCGATAATGACGATGCTGTCGACAATGCGATGATGATCGACGCCAGCGCTCGCCGCATTGCGGCCGAGGTTGTCGCGCAAAAGCATCGCCGGCTCTGA
- a CDS encoding M50 family metallopeptidase: MTDALIFILSTVFVLSVVVTIHELGHYWAARACGVAIDCFSIGFGAPLLSWRDKRGVEWRIAAIPLGGYVRFSGDENAASVPDQDNLAAMRESIVRREGEEGVAKYFHFKPVWQRAIIAVAGPVSNFILAILIMAVFLVMVGSPQRAATVNGVAPGGAAEAAGFRKGDVIVAADGRKIATFQDLQGYVSLRANLPIDFTVKRGEQQVRLTATPRLVEINDKISGRMKTGQLGIENAGITQFKRSTVLSAIPDATVEVWGMIKTIGFYLGRLVTGQLPADQISGLIGIGHTAGAVTKASAQGAPDVATMALRVFISSMLLIASLSVSIGFMNLLPIPVLDGGHLLMYAYEAIAKRPLRADFQAAGFRAGLALILGFMLFAAWNDLNRYDVFKFIGGLFT, translated from the coding sequence ATGACTGACGCTTTGATCTTCATACTGTCCACGGTCTTCGTGCTGTCCGTCGTGGTCACCATCCACGAGCTGGGCCACTACTGGGCCGCGCGGGCATGCGGGGTGGCCATCGACTGCTTCTCGATCGGCTTCGGCGCGCCGCTGTTGTCCTGGCGCGACAAGCGTGGCGTCGAGTGGCGCATCGCCGCGATTCCGCTGGGCGGCTATGTCCGCTTCTCCGGCGACGAGAACGCCGCCAGCGTGCCCGACCAGGACAACCTGGCCGCCATGCGCGAGAGCATCGTGCGGCGGGAGGGCGAAGAGGGCGTCGCCAAGTACTTCCATTTCAAGCCGGTCTGGCAGCGCGCGATCATCGCCGTGGCCGGTCCGGTCTCGAATTTCATCCTGGCCATCCTGATCATGGCCGTGTTCCTGGTCATGGTCGGCTCGCCGCAGCGCGCGGCGACGGTCAACGGCGTGGCGCCGGGCGGCGCGGCCGAGGCGGCGGGATTCCGCAAGGGCGATGTGATCGTCGCCGCCGACGGCCGCAAGATCGCGACCTTCCAGGACCTGCAGGGCTATGTGTCGCTGCGCGCCAACCTGCCGATCGACTTCACGGTCAAGCGCGGCGAGCAGCAGGTCCGCCTGACCGCGACGCCGCGTCTGGTCGAGATCAACGACAAGATCAGCGGCCGGATGAAGACCGGTCAGCTGGGCATCGAAAACGCCGGGATCACCCAATTCAAGCGCTCGACCGTGCTTTCGGCCATTCCCGACGCCACGGTAGAGGTGTGGGGCATGATCAAGACGATCGGCTTCTATCTGGGCCGCCTCGTCACGGGGCAGCTGCCCGCCGACCAGATCAGCGGCCTGATCGGCATCGGTCACACCGCCGGCGCGGTGACCAAGGCTTCGGCCCAAGGCGCGCCGGATGTCGCCACCATGGCGCTGCGGGTCTTCATCTCGTCGATGCTGCTGATCGCCAGCCTGTCGGTCAGCATCGGCTTTATGAACCTGCTGCCGATCCCGGTCCTCGATGGCGGTCACCTGCTGATGTACGCCTACGAGGCCATCGCCAAACGGCCCCTGCGGGCTGATTTTCAAGCGGCGGGGTTCCGCGCGGGGCTTGCCTTGATCCTGGGTTTCATGCTGTTCGCGGCGTGGAACGACCTCAACCGCTACGACGTGTTCAAATTCATCGGCGGCCTGTTCACGTGA
- the fabZ gene encoding 3-hydroxyacyl-ACP dehydratase FabZ has product MGQNAEQAVRTDIDIAEILARIPHRYPFLLVDRAEDYQPHKSIVGIKCVTVNEPFFQGHFPGNPVMPGVLIIEALAQTGAVLMSKSLEVDTEGKTIFFMSVDNARFRTPVRPGDVIRMEVEVVRARSSIFKFKGVAKVGDKVAAEVEFAAMVVETGPKA; this is encoded by the coding sequence ATGGGCCAGAACGCCGAGCAAGCGGTGCGGACCGATATCGACATCGCGGAAATCCTGGCGCGCATCCCGCACCGCTATCCGTTTCTGCTGGTCGATCGCGCGGAAGACTACCAGCCCCACAAGTCGATCGTCGGCATCAAGTGCGTGACGGTCAACGAGCCGTTCTTCCAGGGCCATTTCCCGGGCAATCCCGTGATGCCCGGCGTGCTGATCATCGAGGCCCTGGCCCAGACGGGCGCGGTGCTGATGAGCAAGTCGCTGGAAGTCGACACCGAGGGCAAGACCATCTTCTTCATGTCGGTCGACAACGCCCGCTTCCGCACGCCGGTGCGGCCGGGCGACGTGATCCGCATGGAAGTCGAGGTCGTCCGCGCGCGCTCTTCGATCTTCAAGTTCAAGGGCGTGGCCAAGGTCGGCGACAAGGTCGCGGCCGAGGTCGAGTTCGCCGCCATGGTCGTCGAGACGGGGCCCAAGGCATGA
- the lpxB gene encoding lipid-A-disaccharide synthase codes for MAGLKVMLVAAEASGDTLGASLAKALRARLGQAVTFVGVGGAKMAEEGVRSPFDIAQLSILGIWEGLKAYPTVKARLDDTVALAAREKPDVAILIDSWGFNIRLAKALRKLDPKLPLVKYVAPQVWAYREKRAFSLAKAVDLLLSIQPMDKPYFDAAGLENVFVGNSALAKRFDHADGARLRAAIGVSASDPILLVLPGSRPSEIERVMPAFEDAVRRLKADRPELVVVIPAAYTVAEAVKARVAGWPFRAHVIEDEALKDDAFVAGDVALACSGTVTTELALAGAPMVVGYKTGAITYAILKRLMKPRWVTLFNIAAGKAVAPELLQDACEGEGLAREVARLLDDPDLRARQAAEQSAALDKMGRGMPDPSEAAADALLSFLKARNAIA; via the coding sequence ATGGCGGGCCTCAAAGTCATGCTGGTGGCCGCCGAGGCCTCGGGCGACACCCTGGGCGCCAGCCTGGCCAAGGCGCTGCGGGCGCGACTGGGTCAGGCTGTGACCTTCGTCGGCGTCGGCGGCGCCAAGATGGCCGAGGAGGGGGTGCGAAGCCCCTTCGACATCGCCCAGCTTTCGATCCTGGGCATCTGGGAGGGGCTGAAGGCCTATCCGACGGTCAAGGCGCGCCTGGACGACACCGTGGCTCTAGCGGCCCGGGAAAAGCCCGACGTGGCGATCCTGATCGACAGCTGGGGCTTCAATATCCGCCTGGCCAAGGCCTTGCGGAAGCTGGATCCCAAGCTGCCGCTGGTGAAGTACGTCGCGCCGCAGGTCTGGGCCTATCGCGAGAAGCGCGCTTTCAGCCTGGCCAAGGCCGTCGACCTGCTGCTGTCGATCCAGCCGATGGACAAGCCGTATTTCGACGCGGCGGGCCTCGAGAACGTCTTCGTCGGCAACTCGGCCCTGGCCAAGCGCTTCGACCACGCCGATGGCGCCAGACTGCGAGCGGCGATCGGGGTGTCCGCGAGCGATCCGATCCTGCTGGTCTTGCCCGGCAGCCGTCCGTCCGAGATCGAGCGGGTCATGCCGGCCTTCGAGGACGCCGTGCGCCGGCTGAAGGCCGACCGGCCCGAGCTGGTCGTGGTCATTCCCGCCGCCTACACGGTCGCCGAGGCCGTGAAGGCGCGCGTGGCCGGCTGGCCGTTCCGCGCTCACGTGATCGAGGATGAAGCGCTCAAGGACGACGCCTTCGTCGCGGGCGATGTCGCCTTGGCTTGCAGCGGCACGGTGACCACCGAGCTGGCCCTGGCCGGCGCGCCGATGGTGGTCGGCTACAAGACCGGCGCGATCACCTACGCCATCCTCAAGCGCCTGATGAAGCCGCGCTGGGTCACCCTGTTCAACATCGCCGCCGGCAAGGCGGTCGCGCCCGAGCTGCTGCAGGACGCCTGCGAGGGTGAGGGACTGGCGCGCGAGGTGGCTAGGCTGCTCGACGATCCCGACCTGCGCGCCCGTCAGGCGGCCGAGCAGAGCGCCGCGCTGGACAAGATGGGCCGAGGCATGCCCGACCCGTCCGAGGCGGCCGCCGACGCCTTACTGAGCTTCCTGAAGGCTCGGAACGCGATCGCCTAG
- the bamA gene encoding outer membrane protein assembly factor BamA — MIGHMNKLRAQSAAFATGMALLLGSTALVAPHQAFAQAAQTGVVQRIVVQGNERIEQGTVLSYLPIQPGDTVDSQRLDLALKTLARTDLFADVKIEMQGGDLVVKVVENPIINQVVFEGNSSLKEDKLKDEVQIRPRGIFTRAKVQADVQRIIELYRRSGRISATVTPKVVELPQKRVDLVFEISEGPKSGVLGINFLGNSEYSDNDLRDVVVTKESRWYKILTSNDNYDPDRIEYDREQLRKFYRNRGYFDFRVVSSVAELAPDKNGFAVTYTLDEGPKYKFGKVTVETELKKLDGNLLAQILPIRAGQLYEDERIEQATDALTFAAGAAGFAFVDVRPRYVPNRETKTVDVVFQVREGPRVYVDRIDIVGNTRTLDYVVRRELEVAEGDAYNRVLVDRSKNNIRRLGFFKDVDIEDAPGSAPDRTALRVKLEEQPTGELSFSAGYSSVDKLVLDVGITERNFRGRGQNLRARASVGSLRQQIDFGFSEPRFLGRNLVAGVNLYTFRYDLSDYAAYDTKSVGGDVRLGFPLTNDSSMSLRYTIRQDNVSVADSLCTSGSVSQILCLQRGSYITSLVGYGLRIDKRNDPINPTRGWFADLNQDLAGIGGDVKYLKTEADAGWYWGFNKDLVFSATGSFGYIEGWGGDNVRINDRFYRGGTSFRGFEIAGIGPRDISSTNNSMGAKLYAISTFELTVPTFLPEQYGIKAALFSDVGTAGLLDDVDRQKSPGVFDPNIKDNLGLRASAGISIDWKSPMGPIRFDISRILAKESYDRTETFRFSTSTRFQ; from the coding sequence ATGATTGGTCACATGAACAAACTTCGCGCCCAAAGCGCCGCGTTCGCCACTGGTATGGCGCTGCTGCTCGGCTCCACGGCCTTGGTGGCTCCGCATCAGGCTTTCGCGCAGGCCGCTCAGACCGGCGTGGTCCAGCGCATCGTCGTGCAGGGCAACGAGCGCATCGAGCAGGGCACGGTTCTGTCCTATCTGCCGATCCAGCCGGGCGACACGGTGGATTCCCAGCGCCTTGACCTGGCGCTGAAGACCCTGGCCCGAACGGACCTGTTCGCCGATGTGAAGATCGAGATGCAGGGCGGCGACCTTGTCGTGAAGGTCGTGGAGAACCCGATCATCAACCAGGTGGTCTTCGAAGGGAATTCGTCCCTCAAGGAAGACAAGCTGAAGGACGAGGTGCAGATCCGTCCGCGCGGCATCTTCACCCGCGCCAAAGTGCAAGCAGACGTTCAGCGCATCATCGAACTGTACCGCCGCTCGGGCCGCATCTCGGCGACCGTGACGCCCAAGGTGGTCGAACTGCCGCAGAAGCGCGTCGATCTAGTCTTCGAAATCAGCGAAGGTCCCAAGAGCGGCGTGTTGGGGATCAACTTCCTGGGCAATAGCGAGTACTCGGACAACGACCTGCGCGACGTGGTCGTGACCAAGGAAAGCCGCTGGTACAAAATCCTGACCAGCAACGACAATTACGACCCCGACCGGATCGAGTACGACCGCGAGCAGCTGCGCAAGTTCTATCGCAACCGCGGCTACTTCGACTTCCGCGTCGTCTCGTCGGTCGCCGAACTGGCGCCGGACAAGAACGGCTTCGCCGTCACCTACACCCTGGACGAAGGCCCGAAGTACAAGTTCGGCAAGGTCACCGTCGAAACGGAACTGAAGAAGCTGGACGGCAACCTGCTGGCCCAGATTCTGCCGATCCGCGCCGGCCAGCTGTACGAGGACGAGCGCATCGAGCAGGCCACCGACGCCCTGACCTTCGCGGCGGGCGCGGCCGGCTTCGCCTTCGTGGACGTGCGTCCGCGCTATGTGCCCAACCGCGAGACCAAGACCGTCGACGTCGTCTTCCAGGTCCGTGAAGGCCCGCGCGTCTATGTCGATCGCATCGACATCGTCGGCAATACCCGCACCCTGGACTACGTCGTCCGTCGTGAGCTGGAAGTCGCCGAGGGCGACGCCTACAACCGCGTGCTGGTCGACCGGTCCAAGAACAACATCCGCCGCCTGGGCTTCTTCAAGGATGTCGACATCGAGGACGCGCCGGGCTCGGCCCCCGACCGCACCGCCCTGCGCGTCAAGCTCGAGGAACAGCCGACGGGCGAACTGTCGTTCAGCGCCGGCTATAGCTCGGTCGACAAGCTTGTGCTGGACGTCGGCATCACCGAGCGGAACTTCCGCGGTCGCGGTCAGAACCTGCGCGCCCGCGCCTCCGTCGGTTCGCTGCGCCAGCAGATCGACTTCGGCTTCAGCGAGCCGCGCTTCCTGGGCCGTAATCTGGTCGCGGGCGTGAACCTCTACACCTTCCGCTACGACCTGTCGGACTACGCGGCCTACGACACCAAGTCGGTCGGCGGCGACGTCCGCCTGGGCTTCCCGCTGACCAACGACTCGTCGATGAGTCTGCGCTACACGATCCGTCAGGATAACGTGAGCGTCGCCGACAGCCTCTGCACCAGCGGTTCGGTCTCGCAGATCCTCTGCCTGCAGCGCGGTTCCTACATCACCTCGCTGGTGGGCTATGGGCTGCGTATCGACAAGCGGAACGATCCGATCAACCCGACCCGCGGCTGGTTCGCCGACCTGAACCAGGATCTGGCCGGCATCGGCGGCGACGTGAAGTACCTGAAGACCGAAGCCGACGCCGGCTGGTATTGGGGCTTCAACAAGGACCTGGTGTTCAGCGCCACCGGCTCGTTCGGCTATATTGAGGGCTGGGGCGGCGACAACGTCCGCATCAACGACCGCTTCTATCGCGGCGGCACCTCGTTCCGCGGCTTCGAGATCGCCGGTATCGGTCCGCGCGACATCTCGAGCACGAACAACTCGATGGGCGCCAAGCTCTACGCCATCAGCACCTTCGAGCTGACCGTTCCGACCTTCCTGCCCGAACAATACGGCATCAAGGCCGCGCTGTTCAGCGACGTGGGTACGGCGGGTCTGCTGGATGATGTGGATCGCCAGAAGTCGCCCGGCGTCTTCGATCCGAACATCAAGGATAACCTTGGCCTGCGTGCCTCGGCCGGTATCTCGATTGACTGGAAATCCCCGATGGGGCCCATTCGGTTCGATATCAGCCGCATTTTGGCCAAGGAAAGCTACGACCGAACCGAAACGTTCCGGTTCTCCACCTCCACAAGGTTCCAATAG
- a CDS encoding OmpH family outer membrane protein has product MSKFLSAAASSVVALAIATAASAQTAPAAAPAAPAVTHGPALPGVCIFSSPRAVASSQVGKAVDARLKTIIQQVNAELTGERTGLDNEAKALDAKKATMAQDALEQQASALQVKANAWQRKGQLRQKEVEATEQKALSRVYQELDTPIKQVYQAQKCSILFDRESVMLANPAMDITDAVVTALDARIKTLTFDRERLDQQVPGAAPLQPTNK; this is encoded by the coding sequence ATGTCCAAGTTCCTGTCCGCGGCCGCCTCCAGCGTCGTCGCTCTTGCTATCGCGACGGCCGCTTCGGCCCAGACGGCTCCGGCCGCCGCGCCGGCCGCTCCGGCCGTCACGCACGGCCCGGCGCTCCCGGGCGTCTGCATCTTCTCGAGCCCGCGCGCGGTCGCCAGCTCGCAAGTCGGCAAGGCCGTCGATGCGCGCCTGAAGACCATCATTCAGCAAGTGAACGCCGAGCTGACCGGCGAGCGCACCGGCCTCGACAACGAAGCCAAGGCCCTCGACGCCAAGAAGGCCACCATGGCGCAGGACGCGCTTGAGCAGCAGGCCTCGGCTCTGCAGGTCAAGGCCAACGCCTGGCAGCGCAAGGGCCAGCTGCGCCAGAAGGAAGTGGAAGCGACCGAGCAAAAGGCGCTCTCGCGCGTCTATCAAGAGCTCGATACGCCTATCAAGCAGGTCTATCAGGCCCAGAAGTGCAGCATCCTGTTCGACCGTGAGTCGGTGATGCTGGCGAACCCGGCGATGGATATCACCGACGCTGTGGTCACCGCCCTGGACGCCCGTATCAAGACGCTGACCTTCGATCGCGAACGTCTGGACCAACAGGTCCCGGGCGCCGCGCCGCTGCAGCCGACCAATAAGTAA